The following proteins come from a genomic window of Aquimarina sp. MAR_2010_214:
- a CDS encoding DUF6268 family outer membrane beta-barrel protein, translating to MRKKHLIFICILLYSFNGVRCQSTDLARIEYTYVPQADSDNTYSRFRISANYPIKMDDKGTYLVIGAQYRFNNLQIDDELGFDGQEDLNGFHTAAIELGYTFKMKNDWRFGTKFGVGISSNFEGSGIERGDFRYRGSVYFVKTYKNIQKPKTARLVVGVQYTNPASLNLPLPIINYFKRFHQSWSYAIGTPKTNLKYFFNEKSRLQAFVGLDRFYGNLQNNRAFVNENGNTKIIENVSMLTVMSALGYEYYFTEHLLFYTYAGYTLSNEIRLRDRDQENVLIINDKNTLYFRSGIKFKI from the coding sequence ATGAGAAAGAAGCACCTGATTTTTATATGCATACTATTATACAGCTTTAATGGCGTACGTTGTCAGAGTACTGATTTAGCAAGAATCGAATATACATATGTCCCCCAAGCTGATAGTGATAATACCTATAGTCGTTTTAGAATTTCTGCTAATTATCCTATTAAGATGGATGATAAAGGAACCTATCTGGTAATTGGTGCACAATATAGATTTAATAATTTACAGATAGATGATGAGTTGGGATTTGATGGTCAAGAAGATTTAAATGGTTTTCATACTGCTGCGATAGAATTGGGGTATACATTTAAGATGAAAAATGATTGGCGATTTGGTACTAAATTCGGAGTTGGGATTTCATCTAATTTTGAAGGATCAGGAATAGAAAGAGGTGATTTTAGATACAGAGGATCTGTGTATTTTGTAAAGACATATAAAAATATACAAAAACCAAAAACAGCTCGTTTGGTTGTAGGAGTGCAGTATACTAATCCAGCAAGTCTTAATCTTCCGCTTCCTATCATTAATTATTTTAAAAGATTTCACCAAAGTTGGTCCTATGCTATTGGGACTCCTAAAACAAATCTTAAATATTTTTTTAATGAAAAAAGTAGGCTCCAGGCTTTTGTTGGATTAGATCGTTTTTATGGTAATTTGCAAAATAACAGAGCATTTGTAAATGAGAATGGAAACACAAAAATAATAGAAAATGTCTCGATGTTAACTGTTATGAGCGCATTGGGATACGAATATTATTTTACGGAACATTTATTGTTCTACACCTATGCAGGGTATACATTAAGTAACGAAATTCGTTTACGAGATCGTGATCAAGAAAATGTATTAATAATCAATGATAAAAATACACTCTACTTTCGTAGTGGAATAAAATTTAAAATATAA
- a CDS encoding mechanosensitive ion channel family protein — translation MMQEEIAEQVKEVISKNIWDTLQDFFNYEIFSFGEEHQIKLTVGLLLFVLLILVITFAFLRFFKRIVTRKLNKGDRQKFESVFSFSKYFVYLIVIFFTLDSIGFNITAIFAASAALLVGVGLALQTFIQDILSGIFIFIDQTVHVGDIIELDDKVGRVEEIKLRTTRAVTIDNKVLIIPNHKYLTSILYNWTQNGKVTRESVAVGVAYGSDTELVKELLTKAALSNTYVLKEPAPLVLFTDFADSSLNFKLIFSINDSFQAVIPQSEIRFEIDRLFREHKVNIPFPQREVTIIKE, via the coding sequence ATGATGCAGGAAGAAATTGCAGAGCAAGTAAAAGAAGTTATTTCTAAAAATATTTGGGATACCCTGCAAGATTTTTTTAATTATGAAATTTTTTCTTTTGGAGAAGAACATCAGATTAAATTAACCGTCGGATTGTTACTTTTTGTACTTCTTATTCTTGTTATTACTTTTGCTTTTCTTAGGTTTTTTAAAAGAATTGTTACCAGAAAATTAAATAAAGGAGACAGGCAAAAATTTGAATCAGTATTCTCATTTTCAAAATATTTTGTTTACCTCATAGTCATTTTCTTTACATTAGATAGTATCGGTTTTAATATCACAGCAATATTTGCCGCTTCTGCTGCATTATTAGTTGGTGTAGGACTAGCGTTACAAACTTTTATACAAGATATCTTATCAGGCATTTTTATTTTTATTGATCAAACAGTACATGTTGGTGATATTATAGAGTTAGATGATAAAGTAGGACGAGTAGAAGAAATTAAATTAAGGACTACCAGAGCTGTAACCATAGATAATAAGGTATTAATTATTCCTAATCATAAATATTTAACATCGATACTATATAATTGGACTCAAAATGGAAAAGTTACAAGAGAGTCTGTAGCAGTTGGCGTCGCTTATGGTAGTGACACAGAGTTGGTTAAAGAATTGCTAACCAAAGCGGCACTATCTAATACCTATGTTTTAAAAGAACCAGCTCCATTAGTTCTTTTTACAGATTTTGCAGATAGTTCATTAAATTTCAAATTAATATTTAGTATCAATGATAGTTTTCAAGCAGTAATACCGCAAAGTGAAATACGATTTGAAATCGATCGTTTGTTTAGAGAGCATAAGGTTAATATTCCTTTCCCACAACGCGAAGTTACCATTATAAAAGAATGA
- a CDS encoding ABC transporter permease, whose product MSNLKLIIKREFIARVRNRTFVVMTFLSPLIMVGMISLIAWLATLNNDEIRKVAFYDETGSFSTDFKDSSDIDYIDYSHLTLNDAKDSVVIKKLDGLLYVPKKSNNNELAKSIQFYADEAPSISIINKIEGIIASKLTNQNFKEKGLDLDVIENSKAKVNILIENFSGEKTSKMSSYIKMIFGGVAGYFLMMFIIIYGNMVMRSVIEEKSNRIIEIIISSVKPLQLMMGKILGTSFAGILQFLIWVILGSVLLTVATSVFGIDPQPAGIDQSLILQEDGQQEIQLILQDIIKLPLGTLVVSFFIYFIGGYFLYSSIYAAIGAAVDSETDSQQFMLPIILPLMLGIYVGFFSVIENPHGTVSTVFSMIPLTSPIVMLMRIPFGVPWWEVLISMLLLVGSIIFITWLAGKIYRVGILMYGKKPSYKELFKWMKY is encoded by the coding sequence ATGAGTAACCTGAAATTAATTATCAAAAGAGAATTTATCGCCCGTGTTCGTAATAGAACCTTTGTAGTGATGACCTTTTTAAGTCCTTTGATCATGGTGGGTATGATTTCTTTAATTGCCTGGTTAGCTACTTTAAACAATGATGAGATTCGAAAAGTAGCATTCTATGATGAAACTGGTTCATTTAGTACAGATTTTAAAGATTCTAGTGATATTGATTATATAGATTATAGTCATCTAACCTTAAACGATGCAAAAGACTCTGTGGTCATCAAAAAACTCGATGGGTTATTATATGTGCCAAAGAAAAGTAACAATAATGAACTCGCCAAATCGATACAATTTTACGCAGATGAAGCACCTAGTATTTCAATAATTAATAAAATTGAAGGGATTATAGCTAGTAAATTAACGAACCAAAATTTTAAAGAAAAAGGGTTGGATCTGGATGTTATAGAGAATTCTAAAGCCAAAGTAAATATTCTTATAGAAAACTTTTCTGGAGAGAAAACATCAAAGATGTCTAGTTATATCAAAATGATTTTTGGTGGTGTAGCAGGGTATTTTTTAATGATGTTTATTATCATTTATGGTAATATGGTGATGAGATCTGTGATAGAAGAAAAATCTAATCGAATTATAGAGATTATTATTTCTTCTGTAAAACCATTACAACTTATGATGGGTAAAATCTTGGGAACTTCTTTTGCTGGGATTCTTCAGTTTCTTATCTGGGTAATTTTAGGATCGGTATTGCTTACTGTGGCAACATCAGTTTTTGGTATAGACCCTCAACCGGCAGGTATAGATCAGTCATTGATCTTACAAGAAGATGGTCAACAAGAAATACAGCTAATACTTCAGGATATTATAAAGCTACCGTTGGGAACCCTGGTAGTATCTTTTTTCATTTATTTCATAGGAGGATACTTCTTATATAGCTCAATCTATGCAGCTATAGGGGCTGCAGTTGATAGCGAAACCGATTCGCAACAATTCATGTTACCTATTATTTTACCATTAATGCTTGGAATTTATGTAGGATTCTTTTCGGTAATAGAGAATCCTCATGGTACAGTATCTACAGTGTTTTCTATGATTCCTTTAACTTCTCCTATAGTTATGCTAATGCGTATACCTTTTGGAGTGCCCTGGTGGGAAGTATTGATTTCGATGCTTCTATTGGTAGGAAGTATTATCTTTATCACATGGCTGGCAGGAAAAATATATAGGGTAGGAATACTCATGTATGGTAAAAAACCAAGTTATAAAGAGTTATTTAAATGGATGAAATATTAG
- a CDS encoding ABC transporter ATP-binding protein: MANLLEVQQATKQFGNFTALQDVSIQVPKGSIFGLLGPNGAGKTTLIRIINQITLPDKGSVYLDNELLKPQHIRDIGYLPEERGLYKSMKVGEQALYLAQLKGLSKTEAKERLKYWFDKFDISHWWNKKIQELSKGMAQKVQFIVTVLHKPKLLIFDEPFSGFDPINATVIKDEILQLRDEGATVIFSTHRMESVEELCDHIALINKSKKILEGKVTDIKRAYKSNTFEVGLLTENDTDLYATLQSKFDVSPADFKTIDDQLKMKITIDSATSSNELLQYLSDKGQVMRFNEVIPGVNEIFIKTITENE; the protein is encoded by the coding sequence ATGGCTAATCTTTTAGAGGTACAACAAGCCACAAAACAATTTGGAAATTTTACTGCATTGCAAGATGTGTCAATTCAGGTACCTAAAGGAAGTATATTTGGATTACTTGGCCCTAACGGAGCTGGTAAAACCACACTAATTAGAATCATTAATCAAATTACATTACCTGATAAAGGAAGTGTGTATCTGGATAATGAACTGCTAAAACCACAACATATTAGAGATATTGGTTATTTACCAGAAGAAAGAGGGTTGTATAAATCTATGAAAGTAGGCGAACAAGCATTGTATCTGGCACAACTTAAGGGACTTAGTAAAACAGAAGCTAAAGAGCGATTAAAATATTGGTTTGATAAGTTTGACATCTCACATTGGTGGAACAAAAAAATACAAGAGCTTTCTAAAGGGATGGCGCAAAAAGTACAGTTTATTGTAACCGTACTTCATAAACCCAAACTACTTATTTTTGATGAACCTTTTAGTGGTTTTGATCCTATAAATGCAACTGTTATTAAAGATGAAATTCTGCAATTACGGGATGAAGGAGCAACTGTTATATTTTCTACACACCGTATGGAAAGTGTAGAAGAATTATGTGATCATATCGCGCTAATTAATAAGTCTAAAAAAATATTAGAAGGCAAAGTGACAGATATAAAAAGGGCCTATAAATCTAATACTTTTGAAGTCGGTCTTTTAACTGAAAATGATACAGATTTGTATGCCACATTGCAAAGTAAGTTTGATGTTAGCCCTGCAGATTTTAAAACCATTGATGATCAGTTGAAAATGAAAATAACTATAGATAGTGCTACATCTTCAAATGAGTTATTGCAGTACTTATCAGATAAAGGTCAAGTAATGAGATTTAATGAGGTTATCCCTGGAGTTAACGAGATATTTATTAAAACCATCACAGAGAATGAGTAA
- the dnaJ gene encoding molecular chaperone DnaJ yields MKEDFYDILGISKNATGADIKKAYRKKAIEYHPDKNPGDKTAEEKFKKAAEAYEILSDPDKKARYDQYGHQAFEGGGFGGGGGMNMDDIFSQFGDIFGGGFGGFGGFGGGGGRQRRAKGSNLRIRVRLTLEEIANGVEKKIKVKRKIQAPGTTYKTCSTCNGAGQVTRVTNTILGRMQTSSPCPACGGAGQIIDHKPADADAQGLKAIEETVSIKIPAGVEDGMQLKVTGKGNEAPGNGIAGDLLVAIEEQEHSELQREGNNLHYDLYISFSEAVLGASREIDTVSGKVRIKIEDGVQSGKILRLRGKGIPSLNGYGKGDLLVHVNVWTPKALNKEQREFFEKMAKDDHFKPSPDSGDKSFFEKVKDMFT; encoded by the coding sequence ATGAAGGAAGATTTTTATGACATATTAGGCATTAGTAAAAATGCTACAGGAGCCGATATAAAAAAAGCGTACCGTAAGAAAGCTATAGAATATCACCCCGATAAAAACCCCGGAGATAAAACTGCCGAAGAAAAATTTAAGAAAGCAGCTGAAGCATATGAGATTTTAAGTGATCCTGATAAAAAGGCACGTTATGATCAATATGGACATCAAGCTTTTGAAGGTGGCGGCTTTGGTGGCGGTGGCGGAATGAATATGGACGACATATTCAGTCAGTTTGGTGATATTTTTGGTGGCGGTTTTGGAGGTTTCGGCGGCTTTGGCGGCGGAGGCGGAAGACAACGCAGAGCCAAAGGAAGTAATCTTCGTATTCGTGTTAGACTTACATTAGAAGAGATAGCAAACGGAGTAGAAAAGAAGATTAAGGTAAAGCGAAAAATACAAGCACCAGGTACCACCTATAAAACATGTAGCACCTGTAATGGAGCTGGACAAGTAACAAGGGTTACTAATACTATATTAGGAAGAATGCAAACGTCTTCTCCTTGCCCTGCATGTGGAGGAGCTGGTCAAATAATAGATCACAAACCTGCTGATGCAGATGCTCAGGGTTTAAAAGCTATTGAAGAAACAGTTAGCATAAAAATACCTGCAGGAGTAGAAGATGGGATGCAACTCAAAGTTACAGGAAAGGGTAATGAAGCCCCCGGTAATGGGATTGCAGGAGATCTTTTGGTTGCCATAGAAGAGCAAGAACATTCTGAATTGCAGAGAGAAGGCAATAATTTGCACTATGATTTATATATTAGTTTTTCTGAGGCTGTTTTAGGAGCATCCAGAGAAATTGATACTGTATCTGGTAAAGTGCGAATTAAGATAGAAGATGGAGTGCAAAGTGGTAAGATTTTGAGGCTAAGAGGAAAAGGAATTCCGAGTCTTAATGGCTACGGGAAAGGAGATCTTTTAGTACATGTTAATGTATGGACACCAAAAGCCTTGAACAAAGAACAACGAGAATTTTTTGAAAAAATGGCTAAAGATGATCACTTTAAACCTAGCCCTGATAGTGGTGATAAATCATTTTTCGAGAAAGTAAAAGATATGTTTACATAG
- a CDS encoding nucleotide exchange factor GrpE, whose translation MSKKNKNTEDVKDQVEEVLDTPVEETEIEEVADAEELLKEELGKEKDKFLRLFAEFENYKKRTSKERLELFKTASQDVIQSMLPVLDDFDRALKEIEKVEDTALVEGVELIHNKLKETLKSKGLSEVEVSAGDVFNADDHEAITQIPAPSDDLKGKIVDVIEKGYKLGDKVIRFPKVVTGQ comes from the coding sequence ATGAGTAAGAAAAATAAAAACACTGAAGATGTAAAAGATCAAGTAGAAGAAGTACTTGATACTCCTGTTGAAGAAACAGAGATAGAAGAAGTAGCAGATGCAGAAGAGCTACTTAAAGAAGAACTTGGAAAAGAAAAGGACAAATTTTTGAGGCTCTTTGCAGAGTTTGAAAATTATAAAAAAAGAACGTCTAAGGAACGTTTAGAATTGTTTAAGACGGCAAGTCAGGATGTTATACAGTCTATGTTGCCAGTGTTGGATGATTTTGATCGCGCATTAAAAGAAATTGAAAAAGTTGAAGATACAGCACTTGTTGAAGGAGTAGAATTGATTCATAACAAGTTGAAAGAAACTTTGAAAAGTAAAGGTTTATCTGAAGTAGAAGTGTCTGCAGGAGATGTTTTTAATGCTGATGATCATGAGGCAATTACCCAAATACCTGCTCCAAGTGATGATCTAAAAGGAAAGATTGTAGACGTAATAGAAAAAGGATATAAATTGGGAGATAAAGTGATTCGTTTTCCAAAAGTTGTGACTGGTCAATAA
- a CDS encoding YceI family protein, which produces MKIKLIGTLAITVLLIATYSCKGEKQNETEASSAEEVKEAPTEAIKYNVDVASSSIHWTGSKPTGKHSGTLSLANGTFEAKEGKVMSGSFVIDMTSINVTDLEGDEKTELEGHLKGETEETEDHFFNIAKFPKAAFEITGISEKEGKTYIEGNLTLKDIKKNISFPATTSVEGNIMTLDTEVFTINRTDWSVNYASKSVFGDLGDRFINDDIEIKINIKANKS; this is translated from the coding sequence ATGAAGATCAAACTTATTGGCACACTAGCTATTACTGTGCTTTTAATAGCCACTTATTCCTGCAAAGGAGAAAAACAAAATGAAACTGAAGCAAGTTCTGCAGAAGAAGTAAAAGAAGCTCCCACAGAGGCTATTAAGTACAATGTTGATGTAGCATCAAGTTCAATACATTGGACCGGATCAAAACCAACAGGAAAACATTCTGGAACATTAAGTCTAGCGAATGGTACTTTTGAGGCTAAAGAAGGAAAAGTAATGAGTGGTTCTTTTGTTATTGATATGACTTCTATAAATGTTACTGATCTTGAAGGAGATGAAAAAACCGAATTAGAAGGACATCTCAAAGGTGAAACAGAAGAAACAGAAGACCACTTTTTTAATATTGCCAAATTCCCAAAGGCAGCTTTCGAAATTACCGGAATTAGCGAAAAAGAAGGAAAAACTTATATTGAAGGTAACCTAACTCTAAAAGATATCAAGAAAAACATTTCGTTTCCTGCCACAACCTCTGTTGAAGGTAATATAATGACATTAGATACTGAGGTTTTTACTATTAACCGTACCGACTGGAGTGTAAACTATGCTTCTAAATCAGTTTTTGGAGATCTTGGAGATAGATTTATTAATGATGATATTGAAATTAAGATCAACATTAAAGCAAACAAGTCTTAG
- a CDS encoding TIGR01777 family oxidoreductase — MKVLITGATGLVGQEIVNLCHQSEIEVNYLTTSKDKLSSRVNYTGYFWDPKKGEIDTDCFNEVEVIINLVGATVAKRWTSSYKKEILESRTHTASLILESLKNIKHSVRHIVSASAIGIYPDSFQNYYMEDAPERDTGFLGEVVTQWENAVLQFKTLDIEVSLLRIGLVLSEKGGAFPKMVKPIRFGMGAFFGNGKQWQSWIHVKDLARIFMFVVEEELTGVFNAVAPNPVSNKKLMNTIAEKLNKKIILPNVPRLTMKLFLGEMHSLLFSSQRVCSNRISTTGFNFDFDNIASAVDVLIDEEPI; from the coding sequence GTGAAAGTTTTAATTACTGGTGCAACAGGTTTGGTAGGTCAGGAAATAGTTAATCTGTGCCATCAATCTGAGATCGAAGTAAATTACCTCACTACTAGTAAAGATAAACTTAGTTCTAGGGTGAACTATACAGGTTACTTTTGGGATCCAAAAAAGGGCGAAATTGATACCGATTGCTTTAATGAGGTCGAAGTAATTATTAATCTTGTTGGTGCTACTGTTGCAAAACGATGGACATCTTCCTATAAAAAAGAAATATTGGAGAGTAGAACACATACAGCTTCCCTCATTTTAGAGTCATTAAAAAATATCAAACATTCGGTTCGTCATATAGTTTCTGCAAGTGCTATAGGTATATATCCTGATTCTTTTCAGAATTATTATATGGAAGATGCTCCTGAGCGTGATACTGGTTTTTTAGGAGAAGTAGTTACCCAATGGGAGAATGCAGTTTTACAGTTCAAAACCTTAGATATCGAGGTCAGTTTACTTCGTATTGGATTGGTTTTGTCTGAGAAAGGGGGAGCTTTTCCTAAAATGGTAAAACCTATTCGGTTTGGAATGGGAGCTTTTTTTGGAAACGGAAAACAATGGCAAAGCTGGATTCATGTTAAAGATCTTGCTCGTATTTTTATGTTTGTAGTAGAAGAAGAATTAACAGGAGTCTTTAATGCCGTTGCACCTAATCCTGTTTCTAACAAGAAGCTAATGAATACAATAGCAGAGAAATTAAATAAAAAAATAATTTTACCAAATGTGCCAAGGCTAACTATGAAGTTATTTCTAGGAGAAATGCATAGCCTTCTGTTTTCTAGTCAGCGTGTTTGTAGTAATAGAATTTCTACTACAGGATTTAATTTTGATTTTGATAATATAGCTTCGGCAGTAGATGTACTTATTGATGAAGAACCCATATAA
- the mnmD gene encoding tRNA (5-methylaminomethyl-2-thiouridine)(34)-methyltransferase MnmD: protein MERKIITTADGSKTIHLPELNEHYHSKHGAINEAKHVFIKSGFDYILSKNKLDALDIMEIGFGTGLNAFVTFLEAEKINLPIHYVGVEAYPVALHEVKLMNYPEVLAVKEKQEVFDRMHQSLWELPVDITSGFELIKRKQFFTDIQDENSFDLIYFDAFGARVQPELWTVKIFRKMYEALRSRGVLVTYSAKGSVRRAMQEVGFVVERLPGPPGKREMLRATKVES, encoded by the coding sequence ATAGAACGTAAAATTATTACCACTGCAGATGGTTCAAAAACCATTCACTTGCCAGAATTGAATGAACATTACCATTCTAAACATGGCGCAATCAATGAGGCAAAACATGTATTTATTAAAAGTGGATTTGATTATATTCTAAGCAAAAATAAACTTGATGCGTTGGATATTATGGAGATAGGCTTTGGGACTGGTTTAAATGCTTTTGTAACATTTCTTGAAGCCGAAAAAATCAATCTACCAATTCATTATGTTGGAGTAGAAGCATACCCTGTAGCTTTACACGAGGTCAAACTAATGAATTACCCCGAGGTACTTGCTGTAAAAGAAAAGCAAGAGGTTTTTGATAGAATGCACCAATCTTTATGGGAATTGCCAGTAGATATCACTTCGGGTTTTGAACTCATTAAGCGTAAGCAGTTTTTTACCGATATACAAGATGAAAACAGTTTTGATTTAATCTATTTTGATGCTTTTGGAGCAAGAGTACAGCCAGAACTTTGGACAGTAAAAATTTTTAGAAAGATGTATGAAGCACTTCGATCCAGAGGAGTTTTAGTTACTTATTCGGCCAAAGGGAGTGTAAGACGTGCAATGCAAGAGGTAGGGTTTGTGGTAGAAAGACTTCCTGGCCCACCAGGAAAACGAGAAATGCTTAGAGCCACAAAAGTAGAATCATAA
- a CDS encoding DUF4920 domain-containing protein gives MKKNALFFVGLLVLIGCNSSTKTENYFSVKDISSENYKSFGDEVSSDHIYNRDAIAEKYENLKEGDTVVVAFSSTVNAVCKAKGCWMKVALEGDKETMVKFKDYGFFVPKDIENDTIIVQGKAFVSEMSVDEQRHFASDAGKTEEEIASITTPKTTYSFVAEGVLIKE, from the coding sequence ATGAAAAAAAATGCACTGTTTTTTGTAGGATTGTTAGTACTGATAGGTTGTAATTCATCAACTAAAACGGAAAACTATTTTTCTGTTAAAGATATTTCAAGTGAAAATTATAAAAGTTTTGGTGATGAAGTATCTTCGGATCATATTTATAATAGAGATGCAATAGCAGAAAAATATGAAAATTTAAAAGAAGGAGATACCGTAGTAGTTGCTTTTTCGAGTACGGTAAATGCTGTTTGTAAGGCTAAAGGTTGTTGGATGAAAGTTGCTTTGGAAGGAGATAAAGAAACTATGGTGAAGTTTAAAGATTATGGTTTTTTTGTGCCAAAGGATATAGAAAATGATACTATCATTGTTCAGGGTAAAGCATTTGTAAGTGAGATGTCTGTAGACGAACAACGTCATTTTGCCAGTGATGCAGGAAAAACTGAAGAAGAGATTGCTAGTATTACAACTCCTAAGACAACGTATTCTTTTGTAGCAGAAGGTGTTTTGATAAAAGAATAA
- a CDS encoding branched-chain amino acid aminotransferase, producing MKNTISQALKISEASESKIGQVDFENLNFGKIFTDHMFVCDYKNGEWQTPEIVPYGPLTMEPSARVFHYGQAVFEGMKAYKDDNGDVFLFRPDENFKRINISAERLAIPEFPEDYFFDGLNTLLKLDNEWIKPGYGNSLYIRPFVIATQASVSASEADEYKFMIICSPAQSYYSGDVSVLVAEKFSRSASGGFGYAKAAGNYAGQFYPTKLAQEQGYQQIIWTDSNAHEYMEEAGTMNVFFRVNDTLLTAPVSDRILDGITRKSLITIAEKEGIKVDVRPVKVSEIVEAAKNGSLKEVFGAGTAAVVSPVKAFGYKGEHYEIEKQENSYASHFKKALMDIQYNKAEDTFGWRYKV from the coding sequence ATGAAAAACACAATTTCTCAAGCCTTGAAAATTAGTGAAGCAAGTGAGTCTAAAATCGGACAAGTAGATTTTGAAAATCTTAATTTCGGGAAAATTTTTACAGATCATATGTTTGTCTGTGATTATAAAAATGGAGAATGGCAAACACCAGAAATTGTTCCTTACGGACCGCTCACCATGGAGCCTTCTGCTCGCGTTTTTCATTATGGTCAAGCAGTTTTTGAAGGAATGAAAGCGTATAAAGATGATAATGGAGATGTTTTTTTATTCAGACCCGATGAAAACTTTAAACGTATTAATATATCTGCTGAGCGTTTGGCTATCCCAGAATTTCCTGAAGATTACTTTTTTGACGGTTTAAACACCTTGTTAAAATTAGATAATGAATGGATCAAGCCTGGTTACGGAAACTCGTTATATATACGCCCTTTTGTTATCGCAACTCAAGCAAGTGTTTCTGCTTCTGAGGCAGATGAATATAAATTTATGATCATATGCTCGCCAGCACAATCGTATTATAGTGGAGATGTAAGTGTATTGGTTGCAGAGAAATTTAGCCGTTCTGCTAGCGGAGGTTTTGGATATGCAAAAGCTGCCGGAAATTATGCAGGGCAATTTTACCCAACAAAACTAGCACAAGAACAAGGATACCAACAAATAATCTGGACTGACTCTAATGCTCATGAATATATGGAGGAGGCAGGAACAATGAATGTATTCTTTAGAGTTAATGACACCTTACTTACAGCTCCTGTGAGTGATAGAATTCTTGATGGGATCACTCGTAAAAGTTTAATTACTATTGCCGAAAAAGAAGGTATTAAAGTAGATGTGAGACCTGTTAAGGTTAGCGAAATTGTAGAAGCCGCAAAAAATGGGAGTCTAAAAGAAGTTTTTGGTGCAGGAACTGCTGCAGTAGTAAGCCCAGTAAAAGCTTTTGGGTATAAAGGAGAGCATTATGAAATCGAAAAGCAAGAAAATTCTTATGCTTCTCATTTCAAAAAAGCACTTATGGATATTCAATACAACAAAGCTGAAGATACTTTTGGATGGAGATATAAAGTATAG
- a CDS encoding nucleoside triphosphate pyrophosphohydrolase family protein gives MKDKIAAVQEFHTSFKLGFKNEPIADLGEAKNTLRFNLMKEENEEYLEAAQNNDLVEVADALGDMLYILCGTIIEHGMQHKIEEVFNEIQRSNMSKLGENGQPIYREDGKVLKGPNYFKPNIQEILDR, from the coding sequence ATGAAAGATAAAATTGCTGCGGTACAAGAATTTCATACCTCATTTAAATTGGGATTTAAAAACGAACCTATTGCGGATCTGGGAGAAGCCAAAAATACACTTCGGTTTAACTTGATGAAAGAGGAAAATGAAGAATATTTGGAAGCTGCTCAAAATAATGACTTGGTAGAAGTTGCTGATGCTTTGGGCGATATGCTATATATTTTGTGTGGTACCATCATTGAACATGGTATGCAGCATAAGATAGAAGAAGTGTTTAACGAGATTCAGCGTAGTAATATGAGTAAACTGGGAGAGAATGGGCAACCGATTTATCGTGAAGATGGTAAAGTGCTCAAAGGACCTAATTATTTTAAACCAAACATCCAGGAAATCTTAGACCGATAA